One Halichondria panicea chromosome 3, odHalPani1.1, whole genome shotgun sequence genomic region harbors:
- the LOC135332961 gene encoding uncharacterized protein LOC135332961 encodes MANFLLSMWDNVVSTVTEGVDFALLPMPSPKEPPFDLELSYDDHSAAGGPPPIHPMGSGPRMAVDGFESASEHTDTSPDDECDYDECDFNECGIESDTTTQGAPPPPPPPGPPPPPMVALVDPHVEAKQKISRLVLRLKGVSDCKELKKKTGETESVCLDYDEMDDKGREWADFNARGHKLKDGKEFISLANEKRMEIDEKLEKLADKTTSDGVMMLKDLIKVVEVLGTAGDWYQGGVTDLRESRPLYKELEGVIESMVEFITLRGEMIELPRQHYCEGDEQKLLHKTKTEFEKKDKRWGKIITSGAQSWRENRFPVCERLITSAHDYMCQLVITFVSKSLEGASKGKVDIKKDNPKTGTAKKRLEEAIQLLQTAAPYFTMTHPSICTCDECSKETSEDVTPTQCQPEGLLFELLKQTVKIAEAYLELGIGQFEGYIHKLGKQKIFDHFQSILGLLKKIEDLISSLPRDEVDNCCLEKSMSPIVITDLPESDSLKKTMEKSCKSLCSHVQREATAYKAITSEKDSDTKQEKTKELVHWMSFYCKYSYRMSVAGISFSDSVSKTVQIAFSFIADNLQQYDKFVRVLDRKRIKSHFERIMKVVMSLVANIPINGSSNVDKLLNMLPNSDVLVAAVKSSCDKLLKHYQEHAQNEVNLCQSDEHQPDVIEKRKKEVFKWLAFGGDYLYEMLKALGPDHTDHLLLVFTEFEKVVLRVEKSLK; translated from the exons ATGG CAAACTTCTTACTGTCGATGTGGGATAACGTCGTCTCCACAGTGACTGAAGGTGTTGACTTTGCTCTCCTTCCAATGCCATCGCCAAAGGAGCCCCCATTTGACCTGGAACTCTCATATGATGACCACAGTGCAGCAGGTGGGCCTCCACCCATTCACCCAATGGGTAGCGGTCCTAGAATGGCAGTGGATGGTTTTGAGAGTGCATCCGAACACACGGATACATCTCCTGATGATGAGTGTGACTACGATGAGTGTGACTTTAATGAGTGTGGTATTGAGTCCGATACAACTACACAGGGAGCCCCACCTCCTCCCCCACCCCctggaccaccccctccccctatGGTTGCCCTTGTGGATCCACATGTTGAGGCTAAGCAGAAAATATCACGACTGGTGTTACGATTGAAGGGTGTGAGTGATTGCAAAGAGTTAAAGAAGAAGACTGGAGAAACGGAGAGTGTGTGCTTGGATTATGATGAGATGGATGATAAA GGACGAGAGTGGGCTGATTTTAATGCAAGAGGCCACAAACTAAAGGATGGAAAAGAATTCATTTCACTTGCTAATGAAAAGAGGATGGAAATTGATGAAAAACTAGAG AAACTAGCAGACAAGACTACTAGTGATGGTGTAATGATGTTGAAAGACCTGATAAAAGTCGTAGAGGTCTTGGGCACAGCTGGTGACTGGTATCAAGGCGGAGTGACCGACTTGAGG GAGTCTCGTCCACTCTACAAGGAGTTGGAAGGTGTGATTGAATCAATGGTGGAGTTCATTACGCTGAGGGGTGAAATGATCGAGTTACCACGCCAGCACTATTGTGAGGGTGATGAACAGAAATTGCTTCATAAAACAAA AACTGAGTTTGAAAAAAAGGACAAACGCTGGGGGAAAATAATTACATCAGGAGCCCA ATCTTGGAGAGAGAACAGATTTCCAGTGTGTGAGAGGCTAATCACGAGTGCCCATGACTACATGTGTCAACTAGTGATCACCTTTGTAAGCAAGAGTCTGGAGGGAGCTAGCAAAGGCAAAGTGGACATCAAAAAGGATAATCCCAAAACAGGCACG GCAAAGAAAAGGCTAGAAGAAGCAATTCAGCTTCTGCAAACAGCTGCCCCTTACTTTACCATGACACATCCCTCCATCTGCACTTGCGATGAATGCTCAAAAGAGACGTCTGAAGATGTCACTCCCACTCAATGTCAACCTGAGGGCCTTTTGTTTGAATTGCTGAAGCAGACAGTAAAAATTGCTGAGGCATACCTTGAGCTTGGAATCGGACAGTTTGAGGGATACATTCACAAATTGGGGAAACAG AAAATTTTTGACCATTTTCAATCAATTCTTGGTCTCCTGAAGAAAATCGAGGATCTAATCTCTAGTCTCCCTAGAGATGAGGTGGACAACTGCTGTCTGGAGAAATCAATGTCTCCCATTGTCATAACTGATCTACCTGAGTCCGATAGTTTGAAAAAAACAATGGAGAAGTCATGTAAGTCTCTATGTAGTCATGTGCAGAGAGAGGCTACTGCCTACAAGGCGATTACTTCTGAGAAAGACTCTGACACTAAGCAGGAGAAGACAAAAGAG ttGGTTCACTGGATGTCGTTTTACTGCAAGTACAGCTACCGTATGTCAGTTGCCGGTATCTCATTTTCTGACTCCGTCAGCAAGACTGTGCAGATTGCATTCTCCTTCATTGCAGACAATCTCCAACAATATGACAAATTTGTACGTGTCCTGGACAGAAAG AGAATCAAATCCCACTTTGAGCGTATCATGAAAGTCGTAATGTCACTGGTGGCAAACATCCCAATCAACGGAAGTTCGAACGTTGACAAACTTCTGAATATGCTACCCAACAGCGATGTCTTGGTGGCCGCGGTGAAGAGTTCATGTGATAAGCTTTTGAAGCATTATCAGGAACATGCACAGAATGAAGTGAACCTCTGTCAGAGCGATGAACATCAGCCAGATGTAATAGAAAAAAGGAAAAAGGAG GTGTTCAAGTGGTTGGCGTTTGGTGGAGACTATTTGTATGAGATGCTCAAGGCTCTAGGACCTGACCACACTGATCATCTTCTGTTGGTGTTCACAGAGTTCGAAAAGGTGGTGCTACGAGTGGAGAAGAGTTTAAAATGA
- the LOC135332960 gene encoding probable serine/threonine-protein kinase mkcB isoform X2, translating into MSSNLAKCDAQSQNEDEYISRSISGLASSAPVEERQDSHDHVPSRGAAQEPVLTVGQDQVENGHPKFFGESTGYGVKTPTPQVLEADFEHLTVCPNKDVQEVNMKDQKPEAVFPTLQPSKESVQTVKNVDEVNSESQDPQLVLTTQNPILLEGQAQSPVLLLASLTVSSKHHKRGVRVQQSPVPRFEAISVNSSELSNTGVQQSLVPRFEATSLNSSELSNTGVQQSPVPRFEATSINSSELSSTGVQQLPVLPRFEATSLNSSELSNTGVQQSLVPRFEATSLNSSELSNTGVQQSLVPRFEATSLNSSELSNTGVQQSLVPRFEATSLNSSELSNTGVQQSPVPRFEATSINSSELSSLEVKPNHTNSQQFHSQSRAYNNEDGQTNTITKHPQQVVDENQRSWGFMDLFKKQLQYNRPTRCDKVESDSLITNVEAGQFPPFELLDKEAGLLIFSTVRNLIAGEVYIKPQSEHYKDPLGRGGNGRVIQFPLRDTSYAVKVTRYRENELNIWSTLHHPNILPLLAVMIGEQHGNCYQFMPKMSGDLRSMMINRGDLLTLLKKQPQKREMFLSNLKYTLAEICKGLVYLDRQRVQHGDLKASNILVQKECSCVGILHCTCVDKDKYTLKISDFDCAKQTKFARKPNQFSVCETSMTDLQMERVKGTRSYRAPEQFKLCPGRDEYKKTLIDGKILYDVEGPWCDIWSMGVILLKMLGKEQAIREACMLTNRKSNSMHPSIEPTSASICLIELLKTCLDQPELNSLVKVASECLTIDFAKRPT; encoded by the exons ATGTCAAGCAATCTAGCCAAGTGTGATGCCCAATCGCAAAACGAAGATGAGTACATAAGCCGCTCGATCAGTGGCCTAGCAAGTTCAGCTCCAGTTGAAGAAAGACAGGACAGCCATGATCATGTTCCGTCCAGAGGAGCCGCTCAAGAACCTGTATTGACTGTTGGCCAGGATCAGGTTGAGAATGGACACCCCAAGTTTTTTGGGGAGAGTACTGGATATGGTGTAAAAACACCCACCCCTCAAGTGTTGGAGGCCGATTTTGAACATCTCACAGTATGCCCCAACAAAGATGTCCAAGAAGTCAACATGAAAGATCAAAAGCCGGAGGCAGTCTTTCCAACTTTGCAGCCATCTAAAGAGTCTGTTCAAACTGTGAAAAATGTTGATGAGGTGAATTCTGAATCTCAAGATCCGCAGCTTGTCCTCACTACACAAAACCCAATACTACTAGAGGGACAAGCGCAGTCACCAGTTTTACTACTTGCTTCGCTGACAGTGTCTTCCAAGCACCACAAAAGAG GTGTTCGTGTTCAGCAATCCCCGGTTCCCAGATTTGAAGCCATTTCTGTCAACTCGAGTGAACTCTCTAATACAGGTGTTCAGCAATCCCTGGTTCCCAGATTTGAAGCCACTTCTCTAAACTCGAGTGAACTCTCTAATACAGGTGTTCAGCAATCCCCGGTTCCCAGATTTGAAGCCACTTCTATCAACTCAAGTGAACTCTCTAGTACAGGTGTCCAGCAATTGCCGGTTCTGCCCAGATTTGAAGCCACTTCTCTAAACTCGAGTGAACTCTCTAATACAGGTGTTCAGCAATCCCTGGTTCCCCGATTTGAAGCCACTTCTCTAAACTCGAGTGAACTCTCTAATACAGGTGTTCAGCAATCCCTGGTTCCCCGATTTGAAGCCACTTCTCTAAACTCGAGTGAACTCTCTAATACAGGTGTTCAGCAATCCCTGGTTCCCCGATTTGAAGCCACTTCTCTAAACTCGAGTGAACTCTCTAATACAGGTGTTCAGCAATCCCCGGTTCCCCGATTTGAAGCCACTTCTATCAACTCGAGTGAACTTTCTAGTCTTGAAGTGAAACCTAACCATACAAATAGCCAACAGTTCCATTCCCAATCAAGGGCTTACAATAATGAGGATGGTCAAACAAACACAATAACTAAGCACCCACAGCAAGTTGTTGATGAAAACCAGAGAAGCTGGGGTTTCATGGACTTGTTTAAAAAACAACTTCAGTACAATCGACCAACTCGTTGCGATAAAGTGGAGTCTGATAGTCTCATTACAAACGTGGAGGCCGGACAGTTCCCTCCCTTTGAAttactcgacaaagaagctggACTCCTCATCTTTAGCACTGTG AGAAATCTAATCGCTGGAGAGGTTTACATCAAGCCACAATCGGAGCATTATAAGGACCCACTGGGGAGAGGAGGGAATGGGCGAGTTATTCAGTTTCCTCTCCGCGATACATCGTATGCAGTCAAAGTG ACCCGGTATCGTGAGAACGAACTTAACATTTGGTCGACCCTCCATCATCCAAACATTCTCCCTCTCCTAGCCGTGATGATTGGAGAACAGCATGGAAACTGCTACCAATTCATGCCAAAAATGTCCGGAGACCTTCGCTCAATGATGATCAATCGTGGTGACCTTTTAACACTATTAAAAAAGCAGCCACAGAAGAGGGAGATGTTCCTTTCAAATTTGAAGTATACTTTGGCTGAGATTTGTAAGGGATTGGTGTATTTGGACCGACAGAGGGTGCAGCACGGTGACCTCAAAG ctagcaATATTCTGGTCCAGAAGGAGTGCAGTTGTGTTGGTATTCTCCATTGCACATGTGTTGACAAGGATAAGTACACCCTCAAAATATCAGATTTTGACTGTGCAAAACAAACCAAATTTGCACGGAAACCCAATCAGTTTTCCGTGTGTGAGACAAGCATGACCGATCTTCAAATGGAGCGTGTGAAAGGGACACGTTCTTACAGAGCTCCTGAA CAATTCAAACTATGTCCCGGTCGAGATGAGTATAAGAAGACTTTGATCGATGGCAAGATCCTCTATGACGTGGAAGGTCCGTGGTGTGATATCTGGAGTATGGGTGTGATTTTGCTTAAGATGCTGGGCAAAGAACAGGCTATTCGTGAG GCTTGTATGCTGACCAACCGCAAAAGCAACAGTATGCATCCCAGTATTGAGCCAACGTCTGCAAGTATTTGCCTGATTGAGTTGTTGAAAACATGCTTGGATCAACCAGAGTTGAACTCCCTTGTTAAAGTAGCAAGTGAATGCCTTACAATTGACTTTGCAAAGAGGC CTACATGA
- the LOC135333044 gene encoding uncharacterized protein LOC135333044, translating to MRKRDILAKCVLASPASGHRLRWREILKLVKSRLKRWDDGDCLGLWTEAVESSQAQASRRKQPTNLRNQNAKRALHAAQNGQYRKAMKALTSEGAAPADETVLKDMLSKHPQVPPPGTPPGPTPSPIKLTESIVSKGVKSFPPGSAPGPSGLRPSHLREAVLCPSPDHGNRLLFSLTSLVNLLASGRAPPSITPHLCGATLIAIKKKCGGLRPIAIGESLRRLTSKCLAFSTRPTALPHFLPNQLGVGVKGGCEAIIHAVSSHFSSSPSDGCWTLLVDFSNAFNSIDRGSMFQEFRKHIPSLSPWIEACYSSQPNLLLGSHSLLSCSGVQQGDPLGPLGFALTLQPIIDCIQSEVPGLALNAWYLDDGTLIGSPNDLLSALEIIEREGPRIGLHLNKAKSLLYIPAEADQSVNPLPSAIPIVREGFSLLGCPVGPPDFCEASFQTRIDKIKLSLNLLHTLEDSQAQTTLLRSCLALPKVVSVLRACPPGRVGTTAHDFDCSIRRALESILGGPLSDWSWQKASLPCSKGGLGLRSAPLHAPAAYLDSSLRSAPLVEGLLGRPPPPSIFLDETVSAIASSSARPDWQTLNDIDIPLRQGALSAAIDESVMKSLLASAPTTRSRALALSTGLPHAHDWLNVIPSPSLGLHLQDREFRSCLCYWLGVPLHNDQFTCPECHGVADSLGDHQVGCGGNSDRISRHNAVRDVVFKAAQSAALGPSRETTGLVPDSASRPADVLLPNWINGRPAALDVHVISPLQSLTLSEAARTQGHALQVGVQRKLASNLPSCRSVGMTCIPLVAETLGGLAEDFISTIRDIGRSICLRSGADRDSVTIKHLFGRVSIALWRGNASMLIHRSPTLSPVLDGHT from the coding sequence atgcgcaagcgagataTACTAGCCAAGTGCGTCCTAGCAAGCCCTGCTTCTGGCCATCGCCTCCGCTGGCGAGAAATCCTTAAGCTAGTAAAGTCTCGCCTCAAACGTTGGGACGATGGGGACTGCCTAGGCCTCTGGACTGAAGCAGTGGAGAGCAGTCAAGCTCAAGCCTCTCGTCGCAAACAGCCGACGAACCTCCGTAACCAAAATGCCAAAAGGGCCTTACATGCCGCTCAGAACGGCCAATACAGAAAAGCCATGAAGGCTCTTACTTCAGAGGGAGCAGCCCCAGCAGACGAAACGGTCCTGAAAGACATGCTAAGCAAGCACCCCCAGGTTCCTCCTCCTGGGACTCCCCCTGGCCCTACCCCATCACCAATCAAATTAACGGAGTCAATTGTCTCGAAAGGAGTTAAGTCATTCCCCCCTGGCTCAGCCCCGGGCCCCTCTGGTCTCCGTCCAAGCCACCTCCGTGAGGCTGTTCTTTGCCCGTCACCAGATCACGGGAATAGACTGCTCTTCTCTCTAACCAGCCTGGTAAACCTGCTAGCTTCTGGCCGTGCTCCACCCTCCATCACACCTCATCTCTGTGGGGCAACTCTAATCGCTATTAAGAAGAAATGTGGAGGATTACGCCCAATTGCCATCGGTGAGTCTCTTCGTCGGCTCACTTCGAAATGCCTCGCTTTCTCGACCCGACCCACTGCTCTTCCCCACTTTCTCCCAAACCAGCTGGGCGTTGGAGTAAAAGGGGGCTGCGAAGCAATTATCCACGCAGTATCCAGCCACTTCTCCTCAAGCCCCAGCGACGGGTGCTGGACTCTCCTTGTGGATTTTTCTAATGCATTCAATAGCATCGATCGGGGAAGCATGTTTCAGGAGTTCCGCAAGCACATCCCCTCTCTCTCCCCCTGGATAGAAGCCTGCTACTCCAGCCAGCCCAACCTTCTTCTGGGAAGCCACTCCCTACTCAGCTGCAGCGGAGTTCAACAAGGGGATCCTTTAGGCCCCCTCGGTTTTGCCCTCACACTCCAACCCATTATTGATTGCATTCAATCTGAAGTCCCAGGCCTGGCCCTTAATGCGTGGTATTTGGACGATGGCACCCTAATCGGTTCGCCCAACGACCTCTTGTCTGCTCTCGAGATCATTGAAAGAGAAGGTCCGAGAATTGGCCTCCACTTAAATAAAGCCAAGTCTCTCCTCTATATTCCTGCTGAGGCTGATCAATCTGTCAACCCCCTTCCTTCGGCTATCCCCATAGTCCGTGAAGGCTTCTCACTCCTTGGTTGCCCAGTCGGTCCTCCTGATTTCTGCGAGGCTTCATTTCAAACCCGCATAGACAAGATCAAACTCTCTCTGAACCTTCTCCACACCCTTGAAGACTCTCAAGCACAAACCACTCTGCTACGCTCATGTCTTGCACTTCCCAAAGTTGTCTCAGTACTCCGGGCCTGCCCCCCAGGCCGCGTTGGCACTACTGCTCATGATTTTGACTGCTCCATCCGGAGGGCTCTTGAGAGTATCCTGGGAGGACCTCTTTCGGACTGGTCGTGGCAGAAGGCATCCCTCCCTTGTAGTAAAGGAGGGCTTGGGCTGCGTAGTGCCCCACTTCATGCCCCTGCTGCATATCTGGACTCCTCTCTTCGCTCGGCACCCTTGGTTGAAGGACTCCTAGGTCGCCCTCCTCCCCCTTCGATCTTCTTAGATGAAACAGTGTCAGCCATTGCCTCCTCCTCTGCTCGTCCTGACTGGCAGACTCTGAACGACATCGACATTCCCCTCAGACAGGGAGCCCTCTCTGCTGCTATTGATGAATCCGTTATGAAGAGCCTGTTAGCCTCGGCCCCCACCACTAGGTCACGAGCACTGGCCCTCTCCACTGGTCTCCCTCACGCTCACGACTGGCTGAACGTAATCCCTTCTCCCTCACTCGGGCTTCACCTCCAAGATAGGGAGTTTCGCTCTTGCCTGTGTTACTGGCTAGGGGTCCCGCTGCACAATGACCAGTTCACCTGCCCTGAGTGTCATGGTGTTGCTGACTCCCTTGGTGACCACCAGGTGGGATGTGGAGGCAACAGTGACCGTATCAGCCGTCACAACGCCGTCCGTGACGTTGTTTTTAAAGCGGCTCAGTCTGCTGCTCTGGGCCCCTCAAGAGAAACTACAGGGCTTGTTCCTGACTCGGCTTCTCGCCCTGCAGACGTCCTCCTCCCCAACTGGATCAATGGTCGTCCAGCGGCTCTTGACGTCCATGTCATTTCTCCTCTCCAGTCTCTCACACTGTCTGAGGCTGCAAGGACCCAGGGCCACGCTCTCCAAGTGGGGGTCCAGCGTAAGCTGGCTTCCAATCTCCCCAGCTGCAGGTCTGTGGGTATGACATGCATTCCCCTTGTGGCCGAAACCCTGGGAGGCTTAGCAGAGGACTTCATCTCAACCATCCGTGATATCGGCCGGTCAATTTGTCTCCGCTCAGGCGCGGACCGAGACTCAGTCACCATTAAACACCTCTTTGGGAGAGTCAGCATAGCCCTTTGGCGAGGGAATGCTTCCATGCTCATTCACAGGTCACCAACTCTATCACCTGTGCTTGATGGGCATACCTAA
- the LOC135332960 gene encoding probable serine/threonine-protein kinase mkcB isoform X1, giving the protein MSSNLAKCDAQSQNEDEYISRSISGLASSAPVEERQDSHDHVPSRGAAQEPVLTVGQDQVENGHPKFFGESTGYGVKTPTPQVLEADFEHLTVCPNKDVQEVNMKDQKPEAVFPTLQPSKESVQTVKNVDEVNSESQDPQLVLTTQNPILLEGQAQSPVLLLASLTVSSKHHKRGVRVQQSPVPRFEAISVNSSELSNTGVQQSLVPRFEATSLNSSELSNTGVQQSPVPRFEATSINSSELSSTGVQQLPVLPRFEATSLNSSELSNTGVQQSLVPRFEATSLNSSELSNTGVQQSLVPRFEATSLNSSELSNTGVQQSLVPRFEATSLNSSELSNTGVQQSPVPRFEATSINSSELSSLEVKPNHTNSQQFHSQSRAYNNEDGQTNTITKHPQQVVDENQRSWGFMDLFKKQLQYNRPTRCDKVESDSLITNVEAGQFPPFELLDKEAGLLIFSTVRNLIAGEVYIKPQSEHYKDPLGRGGNGRVIQFPLRDTSYAVKVTRYRENELNIWSTLHHPNILPLLAVMIGEQHGNCYQFMPKMSGDLRSMMINRGDLLTLLKKQPQKREMFLSNLKYTLAEICKGLVYLDRQRVQHGDLKASNILVQKECSCVGILHCTCVDKDKYTLKISDFDCAKQTKFARKPNQFSVCETSMTDLQMERVKGTRSYRAPEQFKLCPGRDEYKKTLIDGKILYDVEGPWCDIWSMGVILLKMLGKEQAIREACMLTNRKSNSMHPSIEPTSASICLIELLKTCLDQPELNSLVKVASECLTIDFAKRPTAEEVMGIH; this is encoded by the exons ATGTCAAGCAATCTAGCCAAGTGTGATGCCCAATCGCAAAACGAAGATGAGTACATAAGCCGCTCGATCAGTGGCCTAGCAAGTTCAGCTCCAGTTGAAGAAAGACAGGACAGCCATGATCATGTTCCGTCCAGAGGAGCCGCTCAAGAACCTGTATTGACTGTTGGCCAGGATCAGGTTGAGAATGGACACCCCAAGTTTTTTGGGGAGAGTACTGGATATGGTGTAAAAACACCCACCCCTCAAGTGTTGGAGGCCGATTTTGAACATCTCACAGTATGCCCCAACAAAGATGTCCAAGAAGTCAACATGAAAGATCAAAAGCCGGAGGCAGTCTTTCCAACTTTGCAGCCATCTAAAGAGTCTGTTCAAACTGTGAAAAATGTTGATGAGGTGAATTCTGAATCTCAAGATCCGCAGCTTGTCCTCACTACACAAAACCCAATACTACTAGAGGGACAAGCGCAGTCACCAGTTTTACTACTTGCTTCGCTGACAGTGTCTTCCAAGCACCACAAAAGAG GTGTTCGTGTTCAGCAATCCCCGGTTCCCAGATTTGAAGCCATTTCTGTCAACTCGAGTGAACTCTCTAATACAGGTGTTCAGCAATCCCTGGTTCCCAGATTTGAAGCCACTTCTCTAAACTCGAGTGAACTCTCTAATACAGGTGTTCAGCAATCCCCGGTTCCCAGATTTGAAGCCACTTCTATCAACTCAAGTGAACTCTCTAGTACAGGTGTCCAGCAATTGCCGGTTCTGCCCAGATTTGAAGCCACTTCTCTAAACTCGAGTGAACTCTCTAATACAGGTGTTCAGCAATCCCTGGTTCCCCGATTTGAAGCCACTTCTCTAAACTCGAGTGAACTCTCTAATACAGGTGTTCAGCAATCCCTGGTTCCCCGATTTGAAGCCACTTCTCTAAACTCGAGTGAACTCTCTAATACAGGTGTTCAGCAATCCCTGGTTCCCCGATTTGAAGCCACTTCTCTAAACTCGAGTGAACTCTCTAATACAGGTGTTCAGCAATCCCCGGTTCCCCGATTTGAAGCCACTTCTATCAACTCGAGTGAACTTTCTAGTCTTGAAGTGAAACCTAACCATACAAATAGCCAACAGTTCCATTCCCAATCAAGGGCTTACAATAATGAGGATGGTCAAACAAACACAATAACTAAGCACCCACAGCAAGTTGTTGATGAAAACCAGAGAAGCTGGGGTTTCATGGACTTGTTTAAAAAACAACTTCAGTACAATCGACCAACTCGTTGCGATAAAGTGGAGTCTGATAGTCTCATTACAAACGTGGAGGCCGGACAGTTCCCTCCCTTTGAAttactcgacaaagaagctggACTCCTCATCTTTAGCACTGTG AGAAATCTAATCGCTGGAGAGGTTTACATCAAGCCACAATCGGAGCATTATAAGGACCCACTGGGGAGAGGAGGGAATGGGCGAGTTATTCAGTTTCCTCTCCGCGATACATCGTATGCAGTCAAAGTG ACCCGGTATCGTGAGAACGAACTTAACATTTGGTCGACCCTCCATCATCCAAACATTCTCCCTCTCCTAGCCGTGATGATTGGAGAACAGCATGGAAACTGCTACCAATTCATGCCAAAAATGTCCGGAGACCTTCGCTCAATGATGATCAATCGTGGTGACCTTTTAACACTATTAAAAAAGCAGCCACAGAAGAGGGAGATGTTCCTTTCAAATTTGAAGTATACTTTGGCTGAGATTTGTAAGGGATTGGTGTATTTGGACCGACAGAGGGTGCAGCACGGTGACCTCAAAG ctagcaATATTCTGGTCCAGAAGGAGTGCAGTTGTGTTGGTATTCTCCATTGCACATGTGTTGACAAGGATAAGTACACCCTCAAAATATCAGATTTTGACTGTGCAAAACAAACCAAATTTGCACGGAAACCCAATCAGTTTTCCGTGTGTGAGACAAGCATGACCGATCTTCAAATGGAGCGTGTGAAAGGGACACGTTCTTACAGAGCTCCTGAA CAATTCAAACTATGTCCCGGTCGAGATGAGTATAAGAAGACTTTGATCGATGGCAAGATCCTCTATGACGTGGAAGGTCCGTGGTGTGATATCTGGAGTATGGGTGTGATTTTGCTTAAGATGCTGGGCAAAGAACAGGCTATTCGTGAG GCTTGTATGCTGACCAACCGCAAAAGCAACAGTATGCATCCCAGTATTGAGCCAACGTCTGCAAGTATTTGCCTGATTGAGTTGTTGAAAACATGCTTGGATCAACCAGAGTTGAACTCCCTTGTTAAAGTAGCAAGTGAATGCCTTACAATTGACTTTGCAAAGAGGCCTACAGCTGAAGAGGTTATGGGCATTCATTAG
- the LOC135332969 gene encoding TNF receptor-associated factor 5-like: MGVKAINFSKQIPMSNFKCILCSDYLLRNPVQCECGDRLCGTCFESLQKRKEDVFLCPTCNVKNRLSDCFRDKAVEYELCNITLKCLNPSCPWEAESRFYQEHKAVCKYMVVPCPNSAYGCPSRLSKVDMRNHMITKCRFRPVQCTWCLKNVLDEQAHIKSECEDVSVPCPNKCGVSVPRKELSKHTRTLCTHQLRNCDYKNLGCSYKGTIPQLTSHAKEYTAYHTQLLKMSHKEVQDSLKTEIALLDNKTAALQSEITKTKSELNGKIQQMVNSIVKAESSIIQLQDGLSEVSLLLQTLQATNYDGTFIWKIPEVTRRRQEAKTGKTVSLYSAPFYTSRHGYKLCLRLYMNGDGTGKGTHLSFFITLMRGEYDALLPWPFRQAVTLTLVDQNKQQDIVQSFRPEPISSSFQRPRNEMNVASGCPTFAPVSVLDKNSYVKDDTLFVKCNINTTELTNE; the protein is encoded by the exons ATGGGGGTTAAAGCAATTAACTTTAGTAAACAAATCCCGATGTCAAACTTCAAGTGTATACTTTGCAGTGATTACCTTCTGCGCAACCCCGTGCAGTGTGAGTGTGGTGACAGATTGTGTGGAACCTGTTTCGAGTCTCTGCAGAAGAG AAAAGAAGATGTATTTCTCTGCCCAACTTGCAATGTGAAGAATCGATTGTCTGACTGTTTCCGAGACAAGGCAGTGGAGTATGAGCTTTGTAACATCACCCTCAAGTGTTTGAACCCGTCCTGTCCATGGGAAGCGGAGAGCAGGTTTTATCAG GAACACAAGGCAGTATGCAAGTACATGGTAGTGCCGTGCCCTAACTCTGCGTATGGCTGTCCCTCCAGACTGTCTAAGGTGGACATGCGTAACCACATGATCACCAAGTGTCGGTTCAGGCCAGTACAATGCACTTGGTGCCTAAAGAATGTTCTGGATGAGCAG GCTCACATCAAGTCAGAGTGTGAGGATGTGTCTGTCCCTTGCCCTAACAAGTGTGGGGTGTCGGTACCACGGAAAGAG CTTTCCAAGCACACTCGTACACTATGTACCCACCAACTGAGAAACTGCGACTACAAGAACCTTGGATGTTCATACAAG GGCACTATCCCACAGTTGACCTCACATGCTAAGGAATATACAGCCTACCACACTCAATTGTTAAAGATGAGCCACAAAGAGGTGCAGGACTCGTTAAAGACTGAAATTGCACTGCTAGACAATAAAACAGCAGCACTGCAATCTGAGATCACCAAAACGAAATCAGAGCTGAACGGCaaaatccagcagatggttaATTCTATTGTGAAAGCTGAGTCGTCCATTATCCAACTACAAGATGGACTCAGTGAAGTATCTCTACTATTACAAACACTTCAAGCTACCAATTACGATGGAACATTCATTTGGAAAATCCCCGAAGTCACTAGGAGAAGACAGGAAGCTAAAACTGGGAAAACTGTATCTCTGTATTCCGCTCCATTCTACACAAGTCGTCATGGATACAAGCTTTGTCTACGACTCTACATGAATGGTGATGGTACTGGCAAAGGCACTCACTTGTCGTTCTTCATCACCCTAATGCGAGGGGAGTACGATGCCCTCCTCCCTTGGCCGTTCAGACAGGCAGTCACTCTGACCCTGGTGGACCAGAACAAGCAGCAAGACATTGTCCAATCGTTCCGTCCTGAACCAATCTCCTCATCATTCCAAAGACCACGCAATGAGATGAACGTTGCCTCAGGCTGTCCGACATTCGCCCCCGTTTCTGTCCTCGACAAAAACTCCTACGTCAAGGACGATACTTTGTTCGTCAAGTGCAATATTAACACCACAGAACTAACGAATGAATGA